TATCATTTCGTACAGTATCATTTCGATGCGCATGTATGCAGGTGGCCTGATCGAGTATAAAATGATGAACATTGCTTTACTTTTAGGACTTCATAAGCGATCTTATACCTAACTTAAGGTACTCCCGTTGTCTGGTCATTGATTTCGCTTAGGCCGTTTTGCTAATTTACTTACCCACAGCTAGGTAGCGACTAGCTAGCAAGCGAACATGTTCAGCCTTTGCGTTGGTCAATAAAAGGTATCGAACCAGACCGCAACAGCTGACCCGTTTTATAGTTAACTATAACACTTAAAGGTTGATACAGGATATTACTACCACAGGAGGAGTTTATCAAATTTCACGTGATTTATTGTAATTTCATGAAGGATTTAATTTTTCAATTCATTTTTAGTGTCACTGGCTTGCTGTCATGGCGAAATTGTTTGAAACCATTGGGAAGTTGGGATTGGCCCTTGCAGTTGGTGGTGGTGTCGTGAACTCTGCCCTTTTTAATGGCAAGTGCAATTCAGTTCATTTCATCAACCACACAAGTCTCTCTCTTAGCTTCAGTTGCCAAACAGATGTATCAATTTACAAAGAACTGTGTATCCAGGGTATTTGGCTGAATTTTAATTACGGTAACAATGCTTCAGATGGTAAATGTAAACTGTATACTGTGAATTTTGACATTAAGACAGAGAACCTAACTATCCTATTTTACGGCAGTTGACGCAGGGCATCAAGCAGTGATATTTGACAGATTCCGGGGTGTACAGGACAATGTTGTTGGTGAAGGCACCCATTTCCTCATCCCCTGGGTCCAGAAACCTATCATCTTTGATTGCCGCTCCCGTCCACGCAATGTGCCTGTCATTACAGGCAGTAAAGGTACATTGAAACTTATATGATCAACATCAGTAGACCCGTCAGTTAAAACTAATCAGTTATCAATTCTAGCGGTATTGCCTGTAAACTAGTAACTGCTTTCCAAATACTATTTTTGAACCATCCACCCTACAGATCTGCAGAATGTAAACATCACACTGCGTATCCTCTTTCGGCCTATGACTACCCAGCTCCCACGTATCTTCACCAGCATTGGAGAGGATTATGATGAGAGAGTGCTACCATCGATCACCACTGAAGTCCTAAAGTCTGTGGTGGTGGGTATCAGGCAAAGAGGGGTTGTACTGTCAGACAATTTTCTAACAGTTTTTGCACTGATTTGCGAAACTGCATTGTCTGAACTAGTCCTATTTTCCTCACAGGCTCGATTTGATGCTGGTGAGCTCATCACCCAGAGAGAGCTGGTGTCTCGGCAGGTCAGTGAGGACCTAACAGAAAGAGCATCCACCTTTGGCCTCATCTTGGATGATGTTTCTCTGGTATGACCCTGCTCTGTTCATTTTGTTATTCTTTTGGTAACAAGCCGGCTCATATCTTGTAGTTTGTTTTTTGATGGGGCGCCGTTTGTCATATTCCAACAGACGCACTTGACCTTTGGCAAAGAATTCACAGAGGCTGTTGAAATGAAGCAGGTGGCCCAGCAGGAAGCGGAGAGGGCTCGCTTTGTGGTAGAAAAGGTAATACTTGCAGCATTTTACCTTTGAGTACCCATCAACCATGGATAGAGCTGGGCAATTAACCGAAAATGTATCGAAACCGACATTAAGAACCTCTCACCGACTTAATCTTGCTCATGTCGGTTAATAATTTCCCCAATGCGTGCATTCATGAACTGTcccttttaaaaaaataaaaaatactacGTCGTGTTCAGTCACGTGCCTCCACCCTGTCCAACTAACGTTAGTCTGAGGTCACTCAAAGCAAGCTGGCGGAATGGATGACACAAGCGCTAACACTGAGACAACAAATAGGCCTCAACCTGAGCAGCTTATTGCTAAAAAGAATGCCGTGTCTGTCGTTTGGACACATTTTGGCTTAAGTGAAGATGACACAGAAAAACTATT
The nucleotide sequence above comes from Lampris incognitus isolate fLamInc1 chromosome 10, fLamInc1.hap2, whole genome shotgun sequence. Encoded proteins:
- the phb gene encoding prohibitin gives rise to the protein MAKLFETIGKLGLALAVGGGVVNSALFNVDAGHQAVIFDRFRGVQDNVVGEGTHFLIPWVQKPIIFDCRSRPRNVPVITGSKDLQNVNITLRILFRPMTTQLPRIFTSIGEDYDERVLPSITTEVLKSVVARFDAGELITQRELVSRQVSEDLTERASTFGLILDDVSLTHLTFGKEFTEAVEMKQVAQQEAERARFVVEKAEQQKQAAIISAEGDSQAALLIANSLAEAGDGLVELRKLEAAEDIAFQLSRSRNVTYLPSGQGTLLQLPQ